ATGACTCCATTTCTAGGACgttctttttgtctatttttttgcttgaggaaggttgttgctgagctcacatctgtgccaatcttcctctgtttcatgtgggatgcagccacagcatggcttgacgatcTCTGTGTGCAGTGCCCAGAAagcgaacccacaaaccctgggccgccaaagcggagagcaCAAACTTGATCACTacacaccaggccagcccctgtatgacATTCTGAAGAGATAAAACTGTAGTTATGCAGGATGGAGCAGCGGTTGTCAGGGGTGAAGTTTGCTTGGAAGCTGTAAATTATCAAGGAACAGCATAAGGGAGTATTTCAGTAATGAAATTACTCTATATTCTAATTGTAGCGGTGTTGGTTAAACAAATTCATATGTCCATTAAAATTCATTGAACCatacagcaaaaaaataaattttactatataataatttcataaaaattaatggGAATATTTGATAAGATCATTAAGATACTGGGATATGCTAAGATTTCACAACTGGGGCAGCAAGAGCagtacacaaaaatgaaaagattgacaagagatttcattaaaaattttaatactctTGCTGtaggccccgtggctgagtggttaagcttgcgccgtgcactccgctgtggcggcccaaggtttctctggtttggatcctgggtgtggacatggcatcactcatcaggccactctgaggcagcatcccacatgccacaacaagaaggacctacaactaaaatatacaacaatgtactgggtggatttgagcagaaaaagcagaaaaaaaaaaaagactggcaacacttgttagctcaggtgccaatctttaaaaaaatatttttttaaactctcactCATCAAAAAAGAGAGTGACAAATGGGAAAAGAGAGTCACGATTTAGGGCCAGCCTCAGGGGTCTACTGGTTGAgtccagcatgctccacttcagcagcccaagtttggttcctgggcctGGTCCTACACTGCTCtcttagtggccatgctgtgctagcagcccacatactgaacaatagaggaaaactgtcacagatgatagctcagggtgaatcttccacaggaaaaagaaaatagagagaaagtcACAATTTAAAGGACTCACATCCAGAATAAAGAACTTGAATAAATCAATGCAAAAAAGACAgcccaatttttattttcaaatgggcAAGAGCCCAAACAGCCATTTCACAAAAGgagatattcagatggccaacaaaTGTGTGAAAAAGACTCAATATCATgactcattagggaaatgtaaattaaaatgacGATGACATACCACCACAAACAGATTGCAATGGTTAAAATTGAACAGGCAGACGATAAAAGAGTGGCTGAGGATGTAGATAGATGAGAACTCTCAAAACACAGCGGGATGGAAATCCATCTGACGTCTCAGGAGAACTGTTTGATAGTATCTTCTATAGCTCAATAGACACCTACCCTACGATGGAGCAATCCCATACCCACCAGGAAAAAGTGCTAGTGCTCCCATTTTCATCACAAAATTCATATCAAGATGATTTTTGAAAATCTAAACACTGGAAACTAATTTAATGCCATTGTACTttagaatagataaataagttcGAAGTATGTTCACACATGAAATActatattaaaagcaaaacaggggctggcccctggccaagtggttaagttcgtgcgttccactgcatgcggcccagtgtttcgttggttcgaatcctggcaaggacatggcactgctcatcaaaccacactgaggcaacgtcccacatgccacaactagaaggacccacaacgaacaatatacaactatgtaccgggggactttggggagaagaaggaaaaaattaaaaaaaatcttttaaaaaaaagcaaaacaataccAAGAAGAAAGATGAATTATTGATAGAGGTACCGACATGGATGAATCCGAAACACAATGCTGAGAAAAGGCaaccagacacaaaaatgtgtacaaaGTCTGACTCCACTTCTATGAAGCACAAACACTGGCAATATTGATTTAGAgggacagggaagagggaggtggTCCATTTGGGACTGTGTTGATTTGAAGAGCCACAAGGAAAACTCAGCACCCTCAGCCTGCACTCAAGGCTCCAGGTATCCGATCTTCATTCTCTCCCACCGCTGTGTGTCTTTGGTTCTCCTGGTCCTCGCTGCAAGCAACAGATACAGGGCATCCCCTCGCCGCCAGCCTGTCTCAGCTCTTGGCACCTCTTCACCTGAGCTTCTTGCCCACTTCTCATCTTTCCAACCTCAGCTCAGCCCCCTTCGCTCTGGTAGCCTGACCTGACCACCAGGGTGGGTGGAAAGAATCTGTACGTGGAGCCTGGTGGTGGAAGCGTGGGTGTGCACGTACATAAACATTCATCTAGTCATACTATTGAGGTTTGCTTATTTCACTCAGGTTAAGTCAGACATCAAAAAACGCTGAATAGACAAAAAGCCTGAGTGGAAACAGgttcaacaaaaataatagaagattCAGACATAAATTTGCTCTAGAAATTCCCATGGAGACAGTCAATGGTAAGCTCCCGTTTTAGGTTTTATGGCTTAGTAAAACTTTTGTTTATAATTAAATGTTGTGAGgtttcattataattattatgagATCGGCATCTTTAAATCGGGAAAGAAAAGCTGTGCTCCTGACCCTACTGTGTATCCATGTCTACTTTGATGGAGAAGTTTGGGAGACCAGAAACTCAGGTGTTAACCAGGTAACTCCTGGGTAACAAGAGGGTAAGGCCCCAAGGTCTTTCCCTTCCTagggctggggatggagagagagtaggtgggaggggcagggtgggcaggacCAACAAGGACGGGTTGGtaagagatggggaggggagcaggccgATGGGGTGTGTCAGTGGGCAGTCAGTGGGATGTCTACAAAAtgatcatgtttttattttctgtatcttatgATGTTTTCACACCTTTGAAAGCTTGCTGGCCAGTGGGAGTCTGCCCTACCCTTCCCCCTACCCCCAGGggtagccaattcctagagacagCAAAGGGCTCTGCCAGGAGACCAATTCAGATGCAAACCAAGCAATCCTGAGTCCATGTCCCCCAGGAACCCCTTTGTCTAACTCCCACACACCAAGACACTATTTCTCCTGCCCCAATCGCCCAggaccaggtaccagacaactagagaCCACCCCGGTTGCGCAAAGCCCACCAGAATTGTTCAAGCTCCCTGATTCTAAACCGTGTGCCCTGCCCTAACTTGCCTTTCCTGGGGAAACCCCAAGAAACGCCCTGGCCTAGGCTTCCATGCACCTGCTTCTGTCTCCTGACGCAAACAGGTGCCTCCCCTGTGGCGCTGCCGGGGGTGACGTGCCACCTTCTCTCCAGaaatggaagtaataaaaatcttcTTTCAATGGCATTGACCTCTCCAGGTTGCGAACTCCACAAATTGAAATCCGTGAGTACAGATGAGACAGGATTTGAGACGAGAGTTTCCAGGGAGGTGCTGAGAGTGATGTCCCCACGTCTGCCCCTCTGGGCTCCATGTCAACTCCTCAATCTCTTAAGAAGGAGGCATCCTCAGTCAGGCCTTCAACCCTGTGCCCTGGGGCCCTACACACCTGCAGAGCCAACACGGGTCTCAGATTAGAGTCCGACACTTTGACTCTGACTCCAGGCAGGATGGGACAGCTCAGCCCCACCTGGAACTCAGGGGCCAATCACTGGACTTCCCCAGAGAGGGCCAGGCCTGCTCACCTGGTGTAGTAGATCCAGGTGAGGCCATAGGTGAGGAGGAAGCCAGCCCCCATGAGCGCCCCTCTGATCAGGGTGAGTACCAGGGGCCAGGAGCCCTGCTGCTCCTCAGTCACACAGCTGCAGGAAGAGGGGcttcctggggaaggggagagagggtgaAGTTCTGTCCCCAGGCCCCAGTCCCTCCCACGACCAAACACCGGACCAGGCTGCCCAGGCCAGCAGCTGCCCTGCAACTCACTCTgcacagagaggctgaaggaAACATGCTGGGAGCCCAGCGGGTTCTGAGCTCGGCAGGTGAATTCCCCTCCGTCTCCGGCCCCCACCTGGGGCAGCTCCAGGACCCCGGGTGCAGAGGGCTGGGATGGGCTCAGGGCTTTTCCTTCACGGGACCAGCTCATCGTGGCAGGGGGGTTGCTTTCAGCCACGCAGACCAGGCGCAGGGACTGGCCCTCCAGGACAGGCAGCGATGCGCCGTTCTTTAGTGTCTTCAGGGCTTGGGGAGAGAGGCACAGCAAGGTGGGTGGAGCCAAGAGGTCCACCTCCCCCTCACTCTTCCCACAGAGCCAGAAGGAGAAAGGTAGGACCATATGACCAGTGCGAGGGCATGGGTTCATCATGGCTCAAGAGGCAATGACCCTGGTGGTCAGGTCAGGGTGCCAGAAAAAAGGAGGCTGATATAAGGTGGGAAGGATGAGAAGCGGGTGGGCAGCTCAGGTGGACATGTACCAAGGGCTGAGACAGGCTGGCAGATGAGGGAATGCACCTGTTTCTGTTACCTGCAGGGAGGACCAGGAGAACCTAACACACAACAGGGATGGGCGAGAGGCAAGTCAGATATTTTGGAGCCTTGAGTGCCAGGCTGAGGGCACTTGGTTTTCTCCTGAGATCACTGGGAAGTCATAGCAGCTGTGAGTCTGGGAAACACAGAATCAGCACTGAGTCTAGAAAGCTCCTGCTGCGCCAAGTGGGGCCTGGAATGGAGGCAcagacaggaggcagggaggctgaggaAGAGGTTGAAGCAATGGTTCAGGGTCAAGGACAAGCCTGGAGCTGAGTCTGAGGCCAAGggcaaggagaagagggaagtaATTGAAGAAGCAAAGTTCTTGAGACTCGCTGAGTCATGGAGTGCAGCCGGTGAGAAAGGGAGTTGCAGA
This window of the Equus quagga isolate Etosha38 unplaced genomic scaffold, UCLA_HA_Equagga_1.0 204756_RagTag, whole genome shotgun sequence genome carries:
- the LOC124233547 gene encoding sialic acid-binding Ig-like lectin 14; its protein translation is MSWSREGKALSPSQPSAPGVLELPQVGAGDGGEFTCRAQNPLGSQHVSFSLSVQRSPSSCSCVTEEQQGSWPLVLTLIRGALMGAGFLLTYGLTWIYYTRCVGPQGTGLKA